In Nostoc sp. UHCC 0926, a single genomic region encodes these proteins:
- a CDS encoding WD40 repeat domain-containing protein: MSQSWYPAHTFNGDSSWLGGVRSLSINSSRQIIACGSDDKTIRLWDLNNGQLLIHPFEHTKSVRSITFTPKGNGLISGGDDATIRVWDLRTSQELLTFTTHSQPVTAVAVVPIYDFIVSGSDDHTIKIFSLKERKEIQTLRGHSNYVQSVSVSPDGSLIASGGCDHKVKIWRTNIHDEIFSFSTHSKDVRVVAFSPDGKILASSDDDGDIILWDMQTGLSKCNIQGHSSSVRSLSFSSNGQFLVSGGDDGYVKIWNLTTGTLDSSFCAHSAGVSSVAFCFNNQVLVSSSWDKTVKLWVLESAIPKPSKVGFFEGLFGKKQPEPGLVPSLPNFILQQVQGNSQKLNQSTFSSVGANLETEAYSFCWETSQPPIKNPQLSLKDWERLLRDWKRQEEERKKEQRAKERLRLREQRLRLEKQKEERLNREQQLHAEKLRQEQRHQEEKLKQVNQHRTTNNSWDNNTSNQQRATTNFWGSNSSGNSSGKVHVQGYRRKDGTYVEGYWRNK; this comes from the coding sequence ATGAGCCAATCATGGTATCCGGCTCACACATTCAATGGTGATTCTAGTTGGTTAGGTGGTGTGCGCTCTTTATCCATAAACTCAAGCCGCCAAATTATTGCTTGTGGTAGCGATGACAAGACAATTAGATTATGGGATCTCAATAATGGTCAACTTTTGATCCATCCGTTTGAACATACAAAATCTGTCCGCTCTATTACCTTTACTCCGAAAGGAAATGGTTTGATTAGCGGTGGCGATGATGCCACCATTAGAGTTTGGGATTTGAGAACATCTCAGGAATTATTAACTTTTACCACTCACTCTCAACCTGTTACGGCAGTCGCTGTGGTTCCAATTTATGACTTTATTGTAAGTGGAAGTGATGACCATACGATTAAAATTTTTAGTTTGAAAGAAAGGAAGGAGATTCAAACCCTTCGAGGACATTCAAATTATGTGCAGTCTGTTTCTGTGAGTCCTGATGGTTCATTGATTGCGAGTGGTGGTTGCGATCATAAAGTCAAGATTTGGAGAACTAACATACACGATGAGATTTTCTCATTTTCAACCCATTCAAAAGATGTACGTGTAGTTGCATTCAGCCCTGATGGAAAAATTCTTGCAAGCAGTGATGATGATGGAGATATCATACTGTGGGATATGCAAACTGGATTATCTAAATGCAATATTCAAGGGCATTCAAGTAGTGTGCGTAGTCTAAGTTTCAGTTCTAATGGTCAGTTTCTCGTAAGCGGTGGCGATGATGGCTATGTCAAGATTTGGAATCTGACAACAGGTACTCTAGATTCCTCTTTCTGTGCTCACTCAGCAGGAGTTAGCTCAGTCGCTTTTTGTTTCAATAATCAGGTACTTGTAAGTAGCAGCTGGGACAAGACAGTTAAACTTTGGGTTCTTGAAAGCGCAATTCCTAAACCTTCAAAAGTCGGTTTTTTTGAAGGACTTTTTGGAAAAAAGCAGCCTGAGCCTGGTCTTGTTCCATCGTTGCCAAATTTTATCCTTCAACAAGTTCAAGGAAATAGCCAAAAGCTAAATCAGTCTACGTTTAGTTCCGTTGGTGCTAACCTTGAAACTGAGGCTTATAGCTTTTGTTGGGAAACATCTCAGCCTCCAATCAAGAATCCCCAATTATCTTTGAAGGATTGGGAGCGATTGTTAAGAGACTGGAAACGCCAAGAAGAAGAGCGCAAGAAAGAGCAACGTGCAAAAGAGAGACTTCGCCTGCGAGAGCAACGTTTGAGATTAGAGAAACAGAAAGAAGAACGTCTCAACAGAGAGCAGCAACTACATGCAGAGAAATTAAGACAAGAACAACGCCATCAAGAGGAAAAACTCAAACAAGTAAATCAACACCGAACTACTAATAATTCTTGGGATAACAATACATCCAACCAGCAACGGGCTACGACTAACTTCTGGGGCAGTAATTCATCAGGTAACTCAAGTGGAAAAGTCCATGTTCAAGGTTATCGTCGTAAGGATGGAACTTATGTTGAAGGATATTGGCGTAACAAATAG
- a CDS encoding aldo/keto reductase, whose protein sequence is MLYRRFGRTELQMPVFSCGGMRYQFKWEDVPNNEIPADNQANLEATIRKAVEVGINHIETARGYGSSEMQLGRILPQFPREKLIVQTKVNPTADAKEFREKFEQSLKNLQLDYVDLLGLHGINHAESFDYSILPGGCLEVAQQLQAEGKVRFIGFSTHGSTDMIVQTINTNKFDYVNLHWYYINQWNWEAIEAAKRHDMGVFIISPSDKGGLLYKPPQKLVNLCAPLSPMVFNDLFCLSHQEVHTLSLGAAKPQDFDEHLKTLELVDRAWSILPPILARLESEAIATLGEDWVKSWQTNLPTFDQTPGEVNIRVILWLRNLAIAYDLVDYAKMRYNLLGNASHWFPGNKADRLEELDLRQCLARNPHADKIPQVLEQAHQLLAGEAVKRLSKT, encoded by the coding sequence ATGCTATATAGACGATTTGGACGCACAGAATTACAGATGCCAGTGTTTTCCTGCGGTGGCATGAGATATCAGTTCAAATGGGAAGATGTTCCCAATAATGAAATTCCTGCTGATAACCAGGCGAATCTAGAAGCGACTATTAGAAAGGCAGTTGAGGTTGGGATTAATCATATTGAAACTGCCCGTGGTTATGGCAGTTCCGAAATGCAATTGGGGAGAATATTGCCCCAGTTTCCCCGCGAAAAGTTGATTGTTCAGACTAAAGTAAACCCAACAGCAGATGCGAAAGAATTCCGTGAGAAATTTGAACAATCATTGAAAAATCTCCAACTAGATTATGTTGACCTTTTAGGGTTGCACGGCATCAATCATGCTGAGTCATTCGACTACAGTATCCTTCCTGGTGGCTGTTTGGAAGTAGCGCAGCAACTGCAAGCTGAGGGAAAAGTCAGATTTATTGGCTTTTCCACACATGGCTCAACAGATATGATTGTGCAGACAATTAATACCAATAAATTTGATTACGTCAATCTGCACTGGTATTACATTAATCAATGGAATTGGGAGGCAATTGAAGCAGCTAAACGCCACGATATGGGGGTGTTTATTATTAGCCCATCTGATAAAGGAGGTTTGTTATATAAACCTCCACAAAAGTTAGTAAATCTTTGCGCCCCTTTGAGTCCAATGGTGTTTAATGATTTGTTTTGTTTGAGTCATCAAGAGGTGCATACCCTGAGTTTAGGAGCAGCAAAACCACAAGATTTTGATGAACACCTGAAAACTTTAGAATTAGTAGACCGGGCATGGTCAATTTTGCCACCAATTTTAGCAAGGTTGGAGTCAGAAGCGATCGCTACTTTGGGAGAAGATTGGGTAAAATCCTGGCAGACAAATCTACCAACCTTTGACCAAACCCCTGGTGAGGTAAACATTCGGGTGATTTTGTGGCTGCGGAATCTAGCGATCGCCTACGATCTGGTAGACTACGCTAAAATGCGCTACAACCTGCTTGGCAATGCCAGCCACTGGTTTCCTGGCAACAAAGCTGATCGGTTAGAGGAATTAGACTTGCGGCAATGTCTCGCCCGTAATCCCCACGCCGATAAAATCCCCCAAGTTTTGGAACAAGCCCATCAGTTGTTAGCGGGTGAAGCTGTCAAACGTCTATCTAAGACTTGA
- a CDS encoding IS1634 family transposase, which yields MTAQKEEPFIKNLAHLGIVAGIIDEIGIVEKINDLLGTDPRERVNAGEVGNESDKAAFGKILVEYSKQINLESIMVADSALYSENNLKLMENIKWISRVPLTIKKAKNLVKRLTNVELKKTEQKEYSYQEEKVTYGGIEQRWILVESPERKKADLKKLSLKIQSESIKVTKQIAKLVKEEFDHSSSAMSKIKEIESKLKYHQITEIQIIQHQTKEQKVFYKVCAKLIESQELITENQNSSGRFILATNIRDMKDLDASEILRIYKQQQSCERGFRFLKDPLFFADSLFVKNPERVETMMMLMGLCLLVYNLGQRQLRSSLKIPEATVKNQLNKLTECPTLRWIFQCFQGIHVLILQGIKRIINLTKERCRILQFLPTFCHKYYLLA from the coding sequence ATGACTGCTCAAAAAGAAGAACCATTCATTAAAAATTTGGCTCACTTAGGAATAGTAGCTGGAATTATTGATGAGATAGGAATAGTAGAGAAAATCAATGACCTGCTAGGAACTGATCCGAGAGAAAGAGTTAATGCAGGGGAAGTTGGAAATGAATCAGATAAAGCAGCTTTTGGCAAAATTTTAGTAGAGTATTCTAAGCAAATAAATTTGGAAAGTATTATGGTAGCTGATAGTGCGTTATATAGCGAAAATAACTTGAAGTTAATGGAGAATATAAAATGGATAAGTCGAGTACCGTTAACCATAAAAAAAGCGAAAAATTTAGTTAAAAGATTAACAAATGTAGAATTGAAAAAAACTGAACAAAAAGAATATAGTTATCAAGAAGAAAAAGTAACTTATGGGGGGATAGAGCAAAGATGGATACTAGTAGAAAGCCCAGAGAGGAAAAAAGCAGATTTAAAGAAGTTATCTCTAAAAATTCAGTCAGAATCAATCAAAGTTACAAAACAAATAGCTAAGTTAGTAAAAGAGGAATTTGACCATTCATCGTCAGCAATGTCTAAAATCAAAGAAATTGAATCAAAACTCAAATATCACCAAATCACTGAAATACAAATTATTCAGCATCAAACTAAAGAGCAAAAAGTCTTTTATAAAGTTTGTGCTAAATTGATAGAAAGTCAAGAATTAATTACGGAAAATCAAAACTCTTCTGGAAGGTTTATTTTAGCAACTAATATTCGGGACATGAAAGATTTAGACGCTTCCGAAATACTCAGAATATATAAACAACAGCAATCTTGTGAGCGGGGATTTAGATTTCTGAAAGACCCCTTATTTTTTGCAGATAGTCTTTTTGTGAAAAATCCTGAAAGAGTAGAGACAATGATGATGTTAATGGGATTGTGTCTTTTGGTTTATAATCTAGGACAAAGACAACTAAGAAGCTCTTTAAAAATCCCAGAAGCCACAGTTAAAAATCAACTAAATAAATTAACTGAATGTCCTACTTTACGGTGGATATTTCAATGTTTTCAAGGGATTCACGTTTTGATTCTGCAAGGAATTAAGCGAATTATTAATTTGACAAAAGAACGTTGTCGAATTTTACAATTCCTTCCTACTTTTTGCCATAAATATTATTTATTGGCTTAA
- a CDS encoding type II toxin-antitoxin system RelE/ParE family toxin: MAFQVEITSIAETQIEQAYCWYRERNPEFADRWFRGLMNAIATLQEKPQRYALAVEHEIFPEEVRQLLYGKAKNVYRVLFTIRGTTVDVLYVRYSGQAPLTVDDLEELEGGV; the protein is encoded by the coding sequence ATGGCATTTCAGGTTGAGATTACCTCAATTGCGGAAACTCAAATTGAGCAAGCTTATTGCTGGTATCGAGAGCGGAATCCTGAATTTGCTGATCGTTGGTTTCGAGGATTGATGAATGCTATTGCTACCCTACAAGAGAAGCCCCAACGTTATGCCTTAGCAGTCGAACATGAAATTTTTCCAGAAGAAGTACGCCAACTCCTTTATGGGAAAGCTAAAAACGTATATCGAGTACTTTTTACGATTCGAGGTACTACAGTTGATGTGTTGTATGTGCGCTACAGTGGGCAAGCACCACTGACAGTAGATGACCTAGAAGAGTTAGAAGGTGGAGTTTAG
- a CDS encoding hemolysin family protein, translating into MSSTTFEILIILVLIIANGVFSMSEMAIVSARKVRLQQLANQGDPKAKAALKLAESPNHFLSTVQVGISLIGILTGAFGGATIANRVAVYIKRVPLLAPYSDPLSFGIVVLIITYFSLIVGELVPKRLALNNPERIASIVAIPMQALAAIASPVVYLLSASTDLILRVMGITASTEPQVTEEEIKILIEQGTEAGTFEEAEQDMVERVFRLGDRPVSYLMTPRPDIVWLDLEDSADENRQKMVDSAYSRYPVCQGGLDNVLGVIPVTDLLARSFRGEPLDLTVGLRQPVFVPESTRGLKVLELFKQTITHMALVVDEYGVIQGLVTLNDIMSEIVGDVPSTDGQDQPQAVQREDGSWLLDGMLPVEDFLELFGMEEWQSEERGSYQTLGGFVITNLGRIPAAADYFEWQSMRIEVMDMDGNRVDKVLVVPKGNKSLDTIKSD; encoded by the coding sequence ATGTCCTCCACAACTTTTGAAATTTTAATCATTTTGGTGCTAATTATTGCCAACGGTGTATTTTCTATGTCTGAGATGGCAATTGTCTCAGCCCGGAAAGTTAGACTACAACAGCTTGCCAATCAAGGAGATCCCAAGGCAAAGGCAGCATTGAAACTAGCTGAGTCTCCAAATCATTTCCTGTCAACTGTTCAAGTGGGTATTTCCCTGATCGGTATCCTGACTGGTGCTTTTGGAGGAGCAACAATTGCCAACCGAGTGGCAGTCTATATAAAACGTGTCCCCTTATTAGCACCTTATAGTGACCCGCTTTCCTTCGGAATAGTGGTTTTGATCATTACCTATTTCTCACTCATTGTTGGCGAATTGGTACCGAAGCGTCTGGCATTAAACAATCCAGAAAGGATTGCATCGATTGTAGCTATTCCGATGCAAGCTTTGGCGGCGATCGCTTCTCCAGTAGTCTATCTCTTAAGCGCTTCTACAGATTTGATCCTGCGAGTAATGGGAATTACAGCTTCTACCGAGCCGCAAGTCACTGAAGAAGAAATTAAAATCTTAATTGAGCAAGGCACCGAGGCGGGAACCTTTGAGGAAGCCGAACAGGATATGGTGGAGCGAGTCTTTCGTTTAGGCGATCGCCCTGTCAGCTACTTAATGACACCCCGTCCCGATATTGTCTGGCTGGACTTAGAAGACTCTGCCGACGAAAATCGCCAAAAAATGGTTGATAGTGCCTATTCTCGGTATCCAGTTTGTCAGGGGGGACTTGACAATGTGCTGGGTGTTATCCCAGTTACCGACTTATTAGCCAGGAGTTTCCGAGGAGAACCGCTAGACTTGACGGTGGGATTGCGACAGCCAGTATTCGTGCCAGAAAGCACCCGTGGTTTGAAAGTTTTGGAATTGTTCAAGCAAACTATCACTCATATGGCGCTAGTAGTCGATGAATACGGCGTGATTCAAGGATTAGTCACTCTCAACGATATCATGAGCGAAATCGTGGGTGATGTTCCTTCAACAGATGGGCAGGATCAACCACAAGCTGTGCAACGCGAAGATGGTTCCTGGCTTTTGGATGGGATGTTGCCTGTAGAAGATTTTTTGGAACTTTTCGGTATGGAAGAGTGGCAATCTGAGGAACGCGGCAGTTATCAAACCTTAGGCGGTTTTGTGATCACTAATTTAGGTCGTATTCCTGCCGCAGCAGATTATTTTGAATGGCAAAGTATGCGAATTGAAGTGATGGATATGGATGGTAACCGCGTTGATAAGGTGCTAGTCGTACCGAAAGGAAATAAATCACTGGATACGATAAAATCTGATTAG
- the mfd gene encoding transcription-repair coupling factor, with translation MSFSSIVRALARSPLTTEFISKLNRQQELRLNGIPRLPKALVASALARAMGKDLFVVCATLEEAGRVYAQLEAMGWQTVHFYPTSEASPYEPFDPETEMSWGQMQVLADLSMGHGEENQIPNPSQLPKMAIVATQGALQPHLPPPAVFQQFCLTLKRGMELDLNSFSEKITILGYERVPLVETEGQWSRRGDIVDVFPVSSEFPVRLEWFGDEIEQMREFDPATQRSALDKVNRLILTPTSFSPVVMAALKNSSELGVRSYELNSESELSTQNSSLLEGSRRFLGLAFEQPASLLNYLAENTLIAIDEPEQCHAHSDRWVENAEEQWIMAHGEESTPLTLPKIHRSFDQCLVDVAKFKTLYLSELSEENSGINLACRPVPVTPHQFAKLAETIRQERDRNFSIWLLSAQPSRSVSLLQEHDCPAQFIPNPRDYQAIDKLQINHTPIALKYSGLAELEGFILPTYRLVIVTDREFFGQHSLATPGYIRKRHKATSKQVDPNKLRPGDYVVHRNHGVGKFVKLESLTINNETRDYLVVQYADGLLRVAADQVGALSRFRAAGDKAPELNRMTGKAWENTKNKVRKAIKKLAVDLLKLYAARSQQQGFSFPADMPWQEELEDSFPYQPTTDQLKAVQDVKRDMESDRPMDRLVCGDVGFGKTEVAIRAIFKAVIAGKQVALLAPTTILTQQHYHTLKERFAPYPVNVGLLNRFRSAEERRDIQKRLATGELDVVIGTHQLLGKGVIFRDLGLLVVDEEQRFGVNQKEKIKGLKTQVDVLTLSATPIPRTLYMSLSGIREMSLITTPPPTRRPIKTHLSPINSESIRSAIRQELDRGGQVFYVVPRVDGIEETTANLREVIPGGRFAIAHGQMDESELESTMLTFSNGDADILVCTTIIESGLDIPRVNTILIEDAHRFGLAQLYQLRGRVGRAGIQAHAWLFYPKQRTLSDAARQRLRAIQEFTQLGSGYQLAMRDMEIRGVGNLLGAEQSGQMDAIGFDLYMEMLEEAIREIRGQEIPKVEDTQIDLNLTAFIPADYITDLDQKMSAYRAVATAKSKSELKQIAAEWSDRYGNLPVSANQLLRVMELKQLAKKLGFSRIKPENKQHVVLETPMEEPAWNLLVANLPENLKTRFVYSPGKVTVRGLGVFKADQQLQNLIDAFGRMQGAIPEAAVV, from the coding sequence ATGTCATTTTCTTCTATTGTGCGTGCCTTAGCGCGATCGCCGCTCACCACTGAATTTATTTCTAAGCTAAACCGACAACAAGAATTGCGGTTAAATGGCATTCCCAGGCTGCCCAAGGCTCTGGTGGCTTCGGCATTAGCGCGGGCTATGGGCAAAGATTTGTTTGTAGTTTGTGCCACTCTGGAAGAAGCTGGACGCGTTTACGCGCAACTTGAAGCAATGGGATGGCAAACAGTACATTTTTACCCCACCTCCGAGGCTTCTCCCTACGAACCTTTTGACCCGGAAACTGAAATGAGTTGGGGACAAATGCAGGTACTGGCAGATTTGAGTATGGGGCATGGGGAAGAAAACCAGATTCCCAATCCCTCACAATTACCCAAGATGGCGATTGTGGCTACTCAAGGGGCGCTACAACCCCACTTACCACCACCAGCAGTTTTTCAACAATTCTGTCTTACCCTGAAGCGGGGGATGGAATTAGACTTGAATAGCTTCAGTGAGAAAATAACTATTCTGGGGTACGAACGAGTCCCTCTGGTGGAAACCGAAGGACAGTGGAGCCGGCGGGGCGATATTGTTGATGTGTTTCCAGTTTCATCTGAGTTTCCAGTCCGCCTGGAATGGTTTGGCGATGAAATCGAGCAAATGCGGGAATTTGACCCAGCAACTCAACGTTCCGCCCTAGACAAAGTTAATCGGTTAATTCTTACCCCCACTAGCTTTTCTCCCGTGGTGATGGCGGCACTCAAGAATAGTTCTGAGTTAGGAGTTAGGAGTTATGAGTTAAATTCTGAATCAGAACTTAGCACTCAGAACTCATCACTGTTGGAGGGTAGTCGTCGCTTTTTGGGGTTAGCTTTCGAGCAACCAGCATCTCTGCTAAACTACTTAGCGGAAAATACCCTGATTGCCATTGATGAGCCAGAACAGTGTCATGCTCATAGCGATCGCTGGGTGGAAAATGCTGAAGAACAGTGGATAATGGCGCATGGGGAAGAATCTACTCCCCTAACATTGCCGAAAATTCATCGGTCTTTTGATCAGTGTTTAGTTGACGTTGCCAAATTTAAAACATTATATTTATCGGAACTGTCAGAGGAAAATAGTGGGATCAATCTTGCCTGCCGACCTGTTCCAGTGACGCCACACCAGTTTGCTAAACTAGCTGAAACAATCCGCCAAGAACGCGATCGGAATTTCTCTATCTGGCTGCTTTCTGCTCAACCTTCGCGTTCTGTCTCGCTTTTGCAAGAACATGACTGTCCGGCTCAGTTTATCCCGAATCCCCGCGACTACCAAGCGATAGATAAGCTCCAAATTAACCATACTCCTATAGCCCTAAAATATTCTGGTCTTGCCGAACTAGAAGGTTTTATCCTGCCTACATACCGATTAGTAATCGTTACAGATCGGGAATTTTTTGGGCAGCATTCCTTGGCGACTCCCGGCTATATTCGCAAGCGCCACAAAGCTACTTCTAAACAAGTTGATCCCAATAAGCTGCGTCCAGGCGATTATGTGGTTCACAGAAATCATGGTGTTGGCAAATTTGTCAAGCTGGAAAGTTTGACGATTAATAACGAAACCCGTGATTATTTAGTGGTGCAATATGCTGACGGGTTACTCAGAGTCGCAGCCGATCAAGTAGGTGCTCTATCCCGGTTCCGCGCCGCAGGTGATAAAGCACCGGAACTCAACAGGATGACCGGTAAAGCTTGGGAAAATACCAAGAATAAAGTCCGCAAAGCGATCAAAAAGTTGGCGGTGGACTTGTTGAAACTGTATGCAGCGCGATCGCAACAACAAGGTTTTAGCTTCCCAGCCGATATGCCTTGGCAGGAAGAATTAGAAGATTCCTTCCCCTACCAACCCACAACGGATCAGCTCAAAGCTGTCCAAGATGTGAAACGAGACATGGAAAGCGATCGCCCAATGGATCGCTTAGTTTGTGGCGATGTCGGTTTCGGAAAAACGGAAGTGGCGATTCGTGCTATTTTCAAAGCAGTCATCGCCGGTAAACAAGTGGCACTCCTTGCGCCAACGACTATTTTAACACAGCAGCATTACCATACACTCAAAGAACGTTTTGCTCCCTACCCGGTAAATGTCGGCTTACTCAACCGCTTTCGGTCTGCTGAAGAACGCCGCGATATTCAAAAGCGATTGGCAACGGGTGAATTAGATGTAGTAATTGGTACGCACCAACTTTTAGGTAAAGGCGTGATATTTCGAGATTTAGGACTGTTGGTGGTGGATGAAGAACAGCGGTTTGGGGTGAACCAGAAAGAGAAAATTAAAGGCCTGAAAACTCAGGTAGACGTGCTTACCCTCTCCGCCACTCCCATTCCCCGGACTTTGTATATGTCCTTGTCGGGAATTCGGGAAATGAGTTTGATTACCACGCCACCCCCAACCAGACGCCCGATTAAAACCCATCTGTCACCGATTAATTCCGAAAGTATCCGCAGTGCAATTCGTCAAGAATTAGATAGAGGCGGACAGGTGTTTTATGTAGTTCCACGTGTGGACGGAATTGAAGAGACAACAGCCAATTTACGAGAAGTGATACCGGGGGGTAGGTTTGCGATCGCTCACGGTCAAATGGATGAAAGCGAGTTAGAATCAACCATGCTCACCTTTAGTAATGGCGATGCAGACATCCTTGTTTGTACAACAATTATTGAATCTGGCTTAGATATTCCGCGAGTAAATACAATTTTGATTGAAGATGCTCATCGCTTTGGACTGGCACAGCTGTATCAATTACGCGGTCGTGTGGGACGTGCAGGTATCCAAGCTCATGCTTGGTTATTTTATCCGAAGCAGCGGACATTATCTGATGCGGCCCGGCAACGATTACGAGCAATTCAGGAATTTACTCAGCTAGGATCTGGATATCAACTGGCGATGCGCGATATGGAAATCAGGGGTGTAGGTAACTTGCTAGGTGCAGAACAATCCGGCCAAATGGATGCCATCGGTTTTGATTTGTATATGGAAATGCTGGAAGAAGCAATTCGAGAAATCCGAGGCCAAGAAATTCCGAAAGTGGAAGATACCCAGATTGATCTCAACCTCACAGCATTTATCCCAGCAGATTACATTACCGATTTGGATCAAAAGATGAGTGCATACCGCGCAGTGGCGACAGCGAAATCTAAATCAGAATTAAAGCAGATTGCAGCCGAGTGGAGCGATCGCTATGGTAATTTACCAGTGTCGGCGAATCAACTTTTGCGAGTCATGGAACTCAAACAGCTAGCGAAAAAACTTGGATTTAGCCGGATTAAACCAGAAAACAAGCAGCACGTTGTTTTAGAAACACCAATGGAAGAACCAGCTTGGAATTTGTTGGTGGCAAATTTACCAGAAAATCTCAAGACGCGCTTTGTGTATTCTCCTGGTAAAGTGACCGTGCGCGGGTTAGGAGTTTTTAAAGCAGATCAACAATTGCAGAATTTGATTGATGCTTTCGGGAGAATGCAAGGTGCGATTCCAGAGGCGGCTGTTGTTTGA